The DNA sequence GGGACACGGACGACCAGCGTAGTCGCCGGTCCTCAGCCCGGTTCGAGCCGGTAGCCCGCGCCGCGCACGGTCGCGATCCACCCGGCGCCGAGCTTGCGGCGCAGGTAGCGCACGTAGACGTCGACGACGTTCGACGACGCCCCCGACTCGGCGGGTCCCCACACCAGCCGCAGCAGCTGGTCGCGCGACAGGACCTGCCCCGGGTGACGCAGGAACGTCTCGGCGAGCTCGCACTCGCGCACCGACAGCTCGACGGTCCGGCCGTGCACCGTCACGTACCGGGTGCGGGGGTCGAGCTCGAGGCCGTGGAAGGTCAGCACGTCCCGGTCCGGGGCCGCACGGGCGCGATCCAGCCGCAGCCGGATCCGGGCCACCAGCTCCTCGAACCGGAACGGCTTGGCCATGTAGT is a window from the Pseudonocardia sp. HH130629-09 genome containing:
- a CDS encoding response regulator transcription factor, coding for MSSRILVAEDEPRIASFVKKGLVGAGFEVTVVADGPGVHDHAVTGEFDLLVLDIGLPGMDGFEVLRRLRAAGSAVPVIILTARDSVHDTVAGLTGGADDYMAKPFRFEELVARIRLRLDRARAAPDRDVLTFHGLELDPRTRYVTVHGRTVELSVRECELAETFLRHPGQVLSRDQLLRLVWGPAESGASSNVVDVYVRYLRRKLGAGWIATVRGAGYRLEPG